Proteins encoded in a region of the Bactrocera tryoni isolate S06 chromosome 4, CSIRO_BtryS06_freeze2, whole genome shotgun sequence genome:
- the LOC120775834 gene encoding GRIP and coiled-coil domain-containing protein C27D7.02c-like yields MEKSEYEIQHFNFSVEQFSLERRHYLNKILSLTLQSMVNKLSMGNDDTTVFLQEQKEKVKSKMLSDMEQNLTAIEKMDLKNFSIPDYVLLATDYDHSKQYTEEDEMNADKELADMKQKFLENSVMIASLKIENVKYEEISIEMNNEEKLLLQIQTALQLMESQWEKVKHLAKETESLEQ; encoded by the exons atggaaaaaagcGAATATGAAATACAGCATTTCAATTTCTCTGTAGAACAGTTTTCGTTAGAGC GGCGGCATTATTTGAATAAGATATTATCACTGACACTTCAATCAATGGTGAACAAATTATCCATGGGTAATGACGATACAACCGTATTTTTACAAGAGCagaaagaaaaagtgaaaagcAAAATGCTTAGTGACATGGAACAAAACCTCACAGCTATTGAGAAAATGGACTTAAAGAATTTTTCTATACCGGATTATGTTCTGTTGGCGACAGATTACGATCATTCCAAGCAATATACTGAAGAAGATGAAATGAATGCAGACAAAGAGTTAGCAGacatgaaacaaaaatttcttgaG AACTCTGTAATGATAGCGTcgttgaaaattgaaaatgtaaaatatgaagaaataaGCATAGAGATGAACAATGAAGAGAAATTGTTACTACAAATTCAAACGGCATTGCAATTAATGGAATCCCAATGGGAGAAGGTGAAACATTTGGCTAAAGAAACTGAAAGTTTGGAACAATAG
- the LOC120775833 gene encoding protein Notchless: protein MSKRQKIEEVAEVAEVDDGRTVQARLVSDTGEEAGPPIDLPITVTVEQLGLICNALLKNDEPTPYLFFVGEEEIKKTLNSALDLNSIDTENVIKIVYQPQAVFKVRPVTRCTSSMPGHAEAVISISFSPDGEHLASGSGDTTVRLWDLTTETPHHTCALHKQWVMCVAWSPDGKKLASACKAGNIILWDPTNGKQIGRTLVGHKKWINCLSWEPYHQNPDCRRLASAGTDGDCRIWDTVLGHCILNISGHSSSVTAVRWGGSGLIYTSSKDRTVKMWRADDGILCRTFSGHAHWVNNIALNTDYVLRTGPFHPITDRKKKYSEIEKNELKEMALQRYNQVCPDGVESLVSCSDDFTLYLWRSNQNKCVERMTGHQNVVNDVKYSPDVKLIASASFDKSIRLWRAQDGKFITTFRGHVQAAYTLAWSADSRLLVSGSKDSTLKVWSVQTKKLAQELPGHADEVFAVDWAPDGTRVASGGKDKVVKLWAY, encoded by the exons atgtccAAACGACAAAAAATAGAGGAAGTAGCGGAAGTAGCGGAAGTGGACGATGGACGTACTGTTCAAGCACGACTCGTATCAGATACTGGAGAGGAGGCAGGCCCTCCAATAGATTTACCTATTACAGTCACCGTGGAGCAGCTAGGTCTTATTTGTAATGCGTTATTAAAAAATGATGAACCGACACCATACCTATTCTTTGTGGGAGAAGAAGAGATTAAAAAAACTCTTAACAGCGCTTTGGATTTAAATTCAATAGACACTGAAAATGTAATCAAAATTGTATATCAACCGCAAGCTGTGTTTAAAGTTCGACCAGTAACACGATGTACAAGCTCAATGCCAGGTCATGCAGAAGCTGTAATTTCAATTAGCTTTAGCCCAGACGGCGAACATTTAGCTAGTGGATCAGGTGACACAACAGTGAGATTATGGGATTTGACAACCGAAACACCACATCATACATGTGCGTTGCACAAACAGTGGGTAATGTGTGTTGCTTGGTCGCCTGATGGAAAAAAGTTAGCAAGCGCTTGTAAAGcaggaaatattatattatgggACCCAACGAATGGTAAACAAATCGGTCGAACATTAGTCGGTCATAAGAAATGGATAAACTGTTTGAGCTGGGAACCATATCATCAGAATCCCGATTGTCGCCGATTAGCCAGTGCCGGTACGGATGGAGATTGCCGTATTTGGGACACCGTGTTGGGACATTGCATTCTAAATATATCAGGGCACTCTAGTTCAGTAACCGCTGTACGATGGGGTGGATCTGGGCTTATTTACACTTCGTCTAAGGATCGTACAGTAAAGATGTGGAGGGCAGATGATGGAATACTATGCCGAACATTTTCTGGACATGCTCATTGGGTAAATAATATTGCGCTGAATACGGATTACGTTTTACGAACGGGACCGTTCCATCCAATAACTGATCGTAAAAAGAAATATTCAGAAATTGAAA agAATGAATTGAAAGAAATGGCTTTACAAAGATACAATCAAGTTTGCCCCGATGGTGTTGAATCATTAGTATCGTGTTCCGATGATTTCACGCTTTATCTTTGGCgttcaaatcaaaataaatgtgTAGAACGAATGACGGGTCATCAAAATGTGGTCAATGATGTTAAATACTCACCTGATGTTAAGCTCATTGCATCTGCCTCTTTCGACAAGTCAATTCGCCTATGGCGCGCTCAAGATGGCAAATTTATAACTACATTCAGAGGACATGTTCAGGCTGCTTATACACTGGCATGGTCAGCAGACTCACGATTGCTGGTGAGTGGTAGTAAAGATTCAACTCTGAAAGTATGGAGCGTTCAAACGAAAAAATTAGCACAAGAATTGCCGGGTCATGCAGATGAGGTTTTCGCTGTGGATTGGGCTCCGGACGGGACACGAGTGGCATCTGGTGGCAAGGATAAGGTGGTGAAATT ATGGGCTTATTAG
- the LOC120773825 gene encoding COMM domain-containing protein 3: protein MALKLSEPVIKGLQQLGTDINIDISKKLIANTLKHTLSPEASVPSVPDIYVTNADKAKLSEYAVVTLLAIATKHGTDAGSLRAFLEKCEIQSTILEELVRIYDDNRKELTIRQLQIGSDFPHITDVQWRIMADVRSSTSDCSTGEVSFHVNLGRYNETNGERETIVEFVCSTEEMQLLINKLKEIERHCEKVATK from the exons ATGGCTCTTAAGCTTTCCGAACCTGTGATAAAGGGTCTTCAGCAGTTGGGCACAGATATAAATATAGACATTTCGAAAAAGCTAATAGCAAACACACTGAAACATACACTTTCTCCTGAAGCAA GTGTTCCATCCGTACCGGATATCTACGTAACGAATGCAGATAAAGCGAAACTTAGTGAATATGCTGTAGTAACATTACTAGCGATAGCTACCAAACACGGAACTGATGCTGGGAGTTTGCgagcatttttggaaaaatgtgaaATCCAATCAACTATATTAGAGGAATTGGTCCGCATCTATGACGATAATCGAAAGGAGCTAACCATTCGTCAATTGCAAATAGGAAGTGATTTTCCACATATTACTGATGTACAATGGCGTATTATGGCGGATGTTCGCTCATCTACTTCTGACTGTAGTACAGGCGAAGTGAGTTTTCATGTAAATCTTGGCCGTTATAATGAAACCAATGGGGAACGAGAAACTATTGTTGAATTCGTATGTAGCACTGAGGAAATGCAATTACTAATTAATAAGTTGAAGGAAATCGAAAGACACTGTGAAAAAGTGGCTACAAAATAA
- the LOC120775832 gene encoding pseudouridine-metabolizing bifunctional protein C1861.05, whose amino-acid sequence MVLAITSPFLYACSKYVFRTSLRNFRTLVDVHPRVQRSLKKGEAVVALESTIITHGMPYPQNIETAQLVEQLVSENGALAATIAIVDGRIKVGLTSEEMEKIAKKTRNEIMKISRRDLPYLVATRGSGGTTVAATMIIAHMLGIDIFATGGVGGVHRDGHVTLDISADLVELGRTPVTVVSSGIKSILDIPRTLEYLETQGVCVATYGVEDCNFPDFYTRNSGCKVPYNLNGPLEAADLIKALKELDLKSGILIGVPVPEQFAANKEMIEAAIEQATCEAKLQRIYGKQVTPYLLAAIAKITQGKSLDANIALIKNNASIAAQISRELSRGSKSYTFRGESIPKSVSTPLVIGASILDLSLTMVDEIPGVLDGATYCAKPTESAGGVGRNIAEGIFKLYGAANFISIVGDDQLGKSLLKMIPRPLRSSVMVDEECATSLCTLLFDKTGDCKIILGNMEIHQNITVEMIQRYEEQISSAPIIVIDSNLSFEAMECALRLAQKHRRPVFFEPTDMRIAHKPFTLPKSLTQQIRIISPNIYELHTIVEAITGTPVHSKVNNSDPVETLLEKAKYLLTLVQGHFDCIVLTLGQEGVLLSLNGDLAASGKPLFDVKTGSYLPMTKSKQNVNALRFYKAPIVENIKNVSGAGDSFTSGYITALLRGYDMKNCVALGFLAAERALQSRGAVPIRYFSDEIEESNSLESALRNLKETSLSLTKQPHFCIH is encoded by the exons ATGGTTTTGGCCATTACATCCCCATTTCTGTATGCATgctcaaaatatgtttttcgaaCTTCACTTCGCAACTTTAGAACACTCGTTGACGTTCATCCCAGAGTGCAACGATCGCTTAAGAAAGGAGAAGCGGTTGTGGCCTTAGAATCGACGATCATTACGCATGGCATGCCTTATCCACAAAATATTGAGACAGCGCAGTTGGTGGAACAGCTTGTTTCTGAAAATGGTGCGCTAGCTGCAACTATTGCAATAGTCGACGGTCGAATAAAGGTAGGTCTTACCTCAgaggaaatggaaaaaatagcaAAGAAAACCCGTAATGAgataatgaaaatttcaagaCGTGATTTACCTTATTTGGTAGCTACAAGAGGAAGTGGAGGCACAACTGTAGCAGCTACAATGATCATAGCCCACATGTTGGGAATAGATATATTTGCTACTGGAGGTGTTGGCGGAGTTCACCGCGATGGTCATGTTACATTGGATATATCAGCAGATCTGGTGGAGTTAGGACGAACACCTGTTACGGTAGTGTCAAGCGGAATTAAATCGATATTGGATATACCTCGAACTCTTGAATATTTAGAGACCCAAGGAGTATGTGTTGCGACTTATGGAGTTGAGGATTGCAATTTTCCTGATTTTTATACACGCAATAGTGGATGCAAGGTTCCATATAACCTAAATGGACCATTGGAAGCTGCTGACTTAATAAAAGCTTTGAAAGAGTTAGATTTAAAATCAGGAATTTTGATTGGTGTACCTGTACCTGAGCAATTTGCAGCGAATAAAGAAATGATTGAAGCAGCAATCGAACAAGCAACGTGTGAAGCAAAACTTCAGAGAATTTATGGCAAACAAGTAACGCCTTATTTGCTGGCCGCAATAGCCAAAATAACACAGGGAAAAAGTCTAGATGCAAATATTGCGCTGATTAAAAACAATGCTAGCATTGCTGCTCAAATATCGCGTGAATTATCCAGGGGAAGTAAAAGTTATACGTTCAGAGGTGAATCTATACCTAAATCCGTCTCCACACCCCTAGTGATTGGTGCCTCAATTTTAGATCTTTCATTAACTATGGTAGATGAAATTCCAGGTGTGCTTGACGGAGCTACGTATTGTGCAAAACCAACCGAATCAGCGGGTGGTGTTGGACGCAACATTGCCGAGggtatttttaaattgtatggCGCAGCAAACTTTATTTCCATTGTTGGTGACGACCAACTCGGGAAAAGCTTATTAAAAATGATTCCTAGGCCTTTAAGAAGTTCTGTAATGGTCGATGAAGAATGTGCTACTTCCCTCTGCACTCtactttttgataaaactggTGACTGCAAAATCATTTTAGGAAATATGGAGATTCATCAAAATATTACGGTAGAAATGATTCAACGATATGAGGAGCAGATAAGTTCCGCTCCAATAATTGTAATAGATAGCAATCTCTCGTTTGAAGCAATGGAATGCGCTCTGCGTCTAGCTCAAAAACATCGGCGACCAGTGTTTTTTGAACCAACGGATATGCGAATTGCTCACAAACCGTTTACTCTACCCAAGAGCCTTACACAACAGATTCGAATTATATcgccaaatatttatgaattgcaTACCATTGTAGAAGCTATCACGGGAACTCCAGTACACAGTAAAGTTAACAACAGTGATCCAGTAGAGACTTTACTGGAGAAAGCCAAATACCTGCTGACACTTGTCCAAGGTCATTTCGATTGCATTGTTCTAACGCTTGGACAAGAAGGCGTATTACTTAGTTTGAATGGTGACTTAGCTGCATCCGGTAAACCATTGTTTGATGTAAAAACTGGCTCTTATTTACCCATgactaaaagtaaacaaaatgttaACGCACTTCGGTTTTACAAAGCACCTATAgtagaaaacattaaaaatgtgTCAGGGGCAGGTGATAGTTTTACAAGCGGTTACATAACAGCACTTTTACGAGGCTATGACATGAAAAATTGTGTAGCGTTGGGATTTCTGGCGGCAGAACGGGCTCTGCAATCACGTGGCGCAGTACCGATTCGCTATTTCAGTGATGAAATTGAAGAATCTAACAGTTTAGAATCAGCTTTAAGAAACCTTAAGGAAACGTCTTT ATCTTTAACTAAACAACCTCATTTTTGCATCCACTGA